The Blastococcus sp. HT6-4 genome window below encodes:
- a CDS encoding transposase, with protein sequence MGAWAAAAPSRERTSRPGQGKTDPGDAVAIARITARETGLPPVRLAVGQAADLRALTDYRAQLVAERTALSSRTHAELHGLLPGYHARIPRLTGGRRSSLPCRT encoded by the coding sequence ATAGGAGCCTGGGCTGCGGCAGCCCCCTCCCGCGAACGCACCAGCCGGCCCGGGCAGGGCAAGACCGACCCCGGTGACGCGGTCGCCATCGCCCGCATCACCGCCCGCGAAACCGGCCTACCTCCGGTTCGCCTCGCCGTCGGCCAGGCCGCCGACCTGCGAGCCCTGACCGACTACCGGGCCCAGCTGGTCGCCGAACGCACCGCGCTATCCAGCCGCACCCACGCCGAGCTGCACGGCCTGTTACCCGGCTACCACGCCCGGATCCCGCGGCTGACCGGGGGCAGACGTTCATCGCTGCCGTGCAGGACCTGA
- a CDS encoding IS30 family transposase, whose amino-acid sequence MQDLIAGDTSVRAQLTRRRLVRLAELTAEIQEITGLITAAVEQVKTGLTDVYGLGPVSAATILGEVADIRRYRSRHAFAAANGTAPIPASSGRTTRHRLNRSGNRTLNRVLYMIAITQIRADTEGRAYYQRKRAEGKTNREALRCLKRRLSDVTSLARQTLTWDQGSEMAYHHLLEEYFADGILFAPPASPWLRGTNETTNGLLRQYFPKGSDLRTFTLTDLRTVEQRINSRPRKRLPWRSPARAMATELAG is encoded by the coding sequence GTGCAGGACCTGATCGCCGGTGACACCAGCGTGCGCGCGCAGCTGACCCGCCGGCGGCTGGTCCGGCTGGCCGAGCTGACTGCAGAGATTCAGGAGATCACCGGACTCATCACGGCTGCGGTCGAGCAGGTGAAGACCGGCCTCACCGACGTCTACGGCCTCGGCCCGGTCAGCGCGGCCACCATCCTCGGCGAGGTCGCCGACATCCGCCGCTACCGCTCAAGGCACGCCTTCGCCGCCGCTAACGGGACCGCCCCCATCCCGGCCTCCTCCGGCCGGACCACCCGGCATCGGCTCAACCGGTCGGGCAACCGCACGCTCAACCGCGTGCTCTACATGATCGCGATCACCCAGATACGCGCCGACACCGAAGGACGTGCCTACTACCAGCGCAAACGCGCCGAGGGCAAGACCAACCGGGAAGCCCTGCGCTGCCTCAAGCGACGCCTGTCCGACGTCACTTCACTGGCCCGGCAAACCCTGACCTGGGACCAGGGTTCGGAGATGGCCTATCACCACCTGCTGGAGGAGTACTTCGCCGACGGCATCTTGTTCGCCCCGCCGGCCAGCCCGTGGCTGCGGGGCACGAACGAGACCACCAACGGACTCCTCCGCCAGTACTTCCCCAAGGGCAGCGATCTGCGCACCTTCACACTCACCGATCTGCGAACGGTCGAACAGCGCATCAACAGCCGCCCGCGGAAGCGACTCCCCTGGCGCAGCCCGGCCCGCGCCATGGCGACGGAGCTGGCAGGGTGA